One part of the Bernardetia sp. genome encodes these proteins:
- a CDS encoding tetratricopeptide repeat protein, with protein sequence MNIQTINTAIQAGNFDKAVKVSTNILNLFTQNPNAKELESISEGEVLFRRGYAYFKLQEFQKALADYNLSIQKAENPNAYSERGVLYFTVGKLSEALVNMNIALELEPENPYRYSSRAYIRAAAGMNVLAMQDYRKAIELDPTDAIAHNNLGLLEEKVGYQEKANKSFEKADRLREEQSKEDKMLSKKTDTEISPKEEKEAQSKAKKEETSASNPISNQEQNQPSEDSPKTYQSAFKQMFSSKKAFGDALKKAREVYFKK encoded by the coding sequence ATGAATATTCAAACTATAAATACAGCCATTCAAGCAGGTAACTTCGACAAAGCTGTTAAGGTTTCTACAAATATATTAAATCTGTTTACTCAAAACCCAAATGCCAAAGAATTAGAATCTATTTCAGAGGGAGAAGTATTGTTCCGACGTGGATATGCATATTTCAAATTGCAAGAATTTCAAAAAGCCTTAGCAGATTATAATCTTTCCATTCAAAAGGCTGAAAATCCAAATGCGTATAGCGAACGTGGCGTACTTTATTTTACTGTTGGAAAACTATCGGAGGCACTTGTCAATATGAATATTGCCTTAGAATTAGAGCCAGAAAATCCGTATCGTTATTCTAGTCGTGCTTATATACGTGCAGCAGCAGGAATGAATGTTTTGGCAATGCAAGATTATAGAAAAGCGATTGAACTAGACCCAACAGATGCCATTGCTCACAACAACTTAGGACTCTTGGAAGAAAAAGTAGGCTACCAAGAAAAAGCTAATAAAAGTTTTGAGAAAGCTGATAGACTTAGAGAAGAACAAAGCAAAGAAGACAAAATGCTCAGTAAAAAAACAGATACAGAGATAAGTCCAAAAGAAGAAAAAGAAGCTCAAAGCAAAGCTAAAAAAGAAGAAACATCTGCCTCAAACCCTATCTCTAATCAAGAACAAAATCAGCCGTCAGAAGACTCTCCTAAGACATATCAGAGTGCTTTCAAACAAATGTTTTCGTCAAAAAAAGCCTTTGGTGATGCTCTAAAAAAAGCTAGAGAGGTTTACTTCAAAAAATAA